AGTCACGGATGGCCTCACTGGTGGCGTCCTTGAGCGTGGCGGTGCCGGCGGTCACAGGCTGAACGCTGGCACCAAGAAGACGCATGCGGAACACATTCAGAGCCTGACGGCGCATGTCTTCAGCACCCATGTACACCACACACTCCAAGCCGAAGCGAGCGCAGACCGTGGCCGTCGCGACCCCGTGCTGACCAGCTCCTGTTTCGGCAATGATTCGCTTTTTGCCCATTCGCAGGGCCAGCAACGCCTGCCCGAGCGCATTGTTGATTTTGTGGGCGCCGGTGTGGTTGAGATCCTCACGCTTCAACCAGATCCTGGGTCCGCCGTCACTGCGGCGGTAATGGGCTGTGAGCCGCTCAGCTTCATAGAGAGGTGTGGCCCTGCCCACGTAGTTGCGCAGCAGGCGGTTGAGCTCTGAGGTGAAAGCCGGATCTTTCCAGGCCTCAGCCGCGGCCGTCTCCAGCTCAGCCAGGGCAGGCATCAGCGTTTCAGGCACATACTGTCCACCGAAACGGCCGAAACGACCGGAGGAGGCAGGCCTGGAGCTGACGGCCAGATCCTGAGCGGTTGGCTTGGGTGGCAGGGTGCTGGTCAAGGTGCAGCTGACCGCGCGCGCGGCCTTTGAAGCGTTGGCTCAGCGTAAGCAGGCAATCACGCGATGCCGTGGATCACAGGCACTGATTTGAAGATTCCGGAACCCTGCCGTCCGCAGGGCCGCAGCCATATCGAGGCTGAAGTACTGCTCGATATAGGGCTCGGTGCTTTTGAGCAATGTGGCGACTGCCGCCGGAAGGCGCTGAAGCACGGAGGAGGCGGGATCCTGATCCACCATCACCAGAGCACCTCCTGGCCGCAACAACCGAGCAGCCTCCCCCAGCACGGCGTGGGTCGCATCCTGAGGCAGCTCATGGCAAACGAACTGAAGACTGATCAGGTCAAAGGACGCATCCGCCAGACCGGTGTCCTCCGCCGCTGCATGCAACCAGCCATCCACGAGTCCCTCCCGATCCCGCACACGAGCCACTGCGAGCATGTCGGGGGAAAGATCCAGGCCCTGAATCCGAGGTGCGGGCTCTTGGCGCTGCTCTGCCCGCTCAGCCAACCAGCTTGCGAGATACAACGTGCTCACTCCCACTGAACAGCCAAGATCGAGCACCTGATCAATGGATCCGTTCAGGAGCGGCGCCAAAGCGCGGTGGATCTCATTCCGCAGACGGGCCTGGGCCACAGACGGTGCCAGCGCCTCGTCCGGCCAGATGCGCAGGGCCATCGCATCGGTGGCTTGCTCAGCTTCGGCAGCAGCCTGCCAGCAGAGATTGCCCTGTTCATAGGCGTGAAAACGCGCCACGTAGTAGGCGGGCGGCACCAGGCCTGGAGTGATGCTGCTCGACAACAACGGTGCTGCAGCCTTCTTGAGTTCACGGCGACGGACTCTCCAGGGAATGCCGTTGCGTTCCGCCGTTCGGATAATCAACTGACGTGCCTGGAAAAACAGAGGACGCCTCAGCAGAGCAATACCGATCAAGTGTTCGATCCAGCGACCAAGGCCCTGGCTTGAGTCAGCCCATCGAGGCGTGGACGCTGAGTCGGTCATCACGAGAACGGCAGGATGGTGTCGGATGCGCAGAAGCGATGCCGAAAGGCGGGTGGCAGGAATTCAGCAACACAGACAGTCTGCAGCGGCCGAGCAGCCCCGAGAAGCAACCCACTGCGAAAGCCCAGCAAATCGTTCGGGTGCAGCCGACCCGTGGGGGGAAGGGCGGCAAGACCGTGACGGTGATCCGCGGTCTGGAGCTCAACCAAGAAGGACTCAAAGCACTGCTGAAGAAACTCAAGACACGTATCG
This genomic window from Synechococcus sp. MIT S9220 contains:
- a CDS encoding class I SAM-dependent methyltransferase; this encodes MTDSASTPRWADSSQGLGRWIEHLIGIALLRRPLFFQARQLIIRTAERNGIPWRVRRRELKKAAAPLLSSSITPGLVPPAYYVARFHAYEQGNLCWQAAAEAEQATDAMALRIWPDEALAPSVAQARLRNEIHRALAPLLNGSIDQVLDLGCSVGVSTLYLASWLAERAEQRQEPAPRIQGLDLSPDMLAVARVRDREGLVDGWLHAAAEDTGLADASFDLISLQFVCHELPQDATHAVLGEAARLLRPGGALVMVDQDPASSVLQRLPAAVATLLKSTEPYIEQYFSLDMAAALRTAGFRNLQISACDPRHRVIACLR
- a CDS encoding translation initiation factor, with amino-acid sequence MPKGGWQEFSNTDSLQRPSSPEKQPTAKAQQIVRVQPTRGGKGGKTVTVIRGLELNQEGLKALLKKLKTRIGSGGTAKDGLIELQGDQVELALELLNKEGYRPKRAGG